The following are encoded together in the Pectobacterium wasabiae CFBP 3304 genome:
- the dcuR gene encoding two-component system response regulator DcuR codes for MINVLIVDDDAMVAELNKSYLNQVSGFSCYATVPTLQQARNLLMQPDSEIDLVLLDIYMQQDNGLDLLPTIREFSEKTDVIIISSASDVYTIKKALHYGVVDYLIKPFQFSRFEQALTAYREEANLFKHRDFVAQSDIDSLIRRTSGSTASERKKLPKGLTSLTLRTVCEWIEGNQGIEFSTEMLANAIGISRVSCRKYLIYLSDTNILTTNILYGSTGRPVYLYRLLPEKQDSLRQYCE; via the coding sequence ATGATTAATGTACTGATTGTTGATGACGATGCCATGGTTGCAGAGCTTAACAAATCTTATCTGAACCAGGTTTCTGGATTTAGCTGCTATGCGACCGTCCCCACGTTGCAGCAGGCGCGTAACCTGCTGATGCAACCTGACTCGGAAATTGATTTGGTACTGCTGGATATTTACATGCAGCAGGATAATGGACTGGATCTGTTGCCGACTATCCGTGAATTCAGTGAAAAGACGGATGTCATCATCATCTCTTCTGCCAGCGACGTGTATACCATCAAAAAAGCACTGCACTATGGCGTGGTGGATTATCTGATCAAGCCTTTCCAGTTCTCGCGTTTCGAACAGGCGCTTACCGCCTATCGCGAAGAAGCGAACTTGTTCAAGCACCGCGATTTCGTTGCGCAGTCGGACATTGATAGTCTGATTCGCCGCACCAGCGGTAGCACGGCCAGTGAGCGCAAGAAATTGCCGAAAGGGCTGACCAGCCTGACATTGCGTACCGTCTGCGAGTGGATTGAAGGCAATCAGGGTATCGAGTTCTCTACCGAAATGCTGGCCAATGCGATTGGCATTTCCCGCGTTTCCTGCCGTAAATACCTGATTTACCTGTCTGACACCAATATCCTGACCACCAATATTCTGTACGGTTCGACGGGACGGCCGGTTTACCTGTATCGCCTGTTGCCAGAAAAGCAGGACTCACTGCGTCAGTACTGTGAGTGA
- the ibpB gene encoding small heat shock chaperone IbpB: MRNYDLSPLLRQWIGFDKLASSMQGSQEPIDFPPYNIEKKDDNHYRITLALAGFRQSDLDIEVEGPRLTVKGSPAPTEKAVEYLHQGLVFKPFTLSFTLAEHLHVSDAHFENGLLHIDLVRDVPEALQPQRIAIGGGRPALNQQSAEDAS; the protein is encoded by the coding sequence ATGCGTAACTACGACTTATCACCTTTACTGCGTCAGTGGATCGGTTTTGACAAATTAGCTAGCTCAATGCAGGGCAGTCAGGAACCGATTGATTTCCCTCCGTACAATATCGAGAAGAAAGACGATAACCACTATCGCATTACGCTTGCGCTGGCAGGTTTCCGGCAGAGCGATCTGGATATCGAAGTAGAAGGTCCGCGCCTGACCGTGAAGGGTAGCCCGGCACCGACCGAGAAAGCTGTGGAATACCTGCATCAGGGGTTGGTGTTTAAACCTTTCACACTGAGCTTTACGCTGGCCGAGCATCTGCATGTGTCTGATGCCCATTTTGAAAATGGCCTGCTGCACATCGATCTGGTGCGTGATGTACCAGAAGCCTTGCAGCCGCAGCGCATCGCCATCGGCGGTGGCCGCCCAGCATTGAACCAGCAGTCTGCCGAAGATGCGTCATAA
- a CDS encoding 2-hydroxycarboxylate transporter family protein: MKKTETDILCENDLALETQSSFIGDFFKKKIGSVPVALFIAIAAIVAIAAYEGYLPKNMIGGFAVIMTMGFLLAHIGSNIPVFKDIGGPAILCLMVPSVMVYFNLFNDNTMKTVHLLMKEANFLYFVIACLVVGSILGMNRKILIQGMVRMFVPLVIGTATALATGLLVGKLCGYSVYHTFFFIIVPIIGGGIGEGILPLSLAYSAILGQSPDVYVAQLAPAAVVGNIFAILCAGVLSRLGMRRKDLTGEGRLVRSDEDNAMFAVNDAPKPVDFHLMGGGLLMICAFFIVGGLFEKLVHIPGPVLMILIAVFCKYGRVIPAIMETGAHSVYKFVSSSLVWPLMIGLGMLYIPLESVVAVFSVGYVIVCGSVVLSMALVSFLIAPYLNMYPIEASIVTTCHSGLGGTGDVAILSASNRMSLMPFAQIATRIGGASTVIAATLLLGWAA; this comes from the coding sequence ATGAAAAAAACTGAAACTGATATTTTATGTGAGAACGATCTCGCTCTGGAAACACAGTCATCGTTTATCGGCGACTTCTTTAAAAAGAAAATTGGCTCCGTTCCCGTTGCACTGTTTATAGCAATTGCCGCGATTGTCGCTATCGCTGCCTATGAGGGATATTTGCCTAAAAACATGATTGGCGGTTTCGCCGTCATCATGACGATGGGTTTTTTACTCGCGCACATTGGCAGCAACATTCCCGTATTCAAAGATATCGGCGGACCGGCGATTCTGTGCCTCATGGTACCTTCCGTTATGGTGTACTTTAATTTATTCAATGACAACACCATGAAAACCGTACACCTGTTGATGAAAGAGGCGAATTTCCTGTATTTCGTCATCGCCTGTCTGGTGGTCGGCAGTATCTTGGGTATGAACCGCAAAATCCTGATTCAGGGGATGGTGCGTATGTTCGTTCCGCTGGTCATCGGCACCGCGACAGCGCTGGCAACCGGTTTGCTGGTCGGTAAGTTGTGCGGTTACAGCGTCTATCACACCTTCTTCTTCATTATCGTGCCAATCATCGGTGGGGGTATTGGTGAAGGTATCCTGCCGCTGTCCCTCGCCTACTCTGCCATTCTGGGACAAAGCCCAGACGTTTATGTCGCTCAGCTAGCCCCCGCTGCCGTTGTCGGTAACATCTTCGCAATTCTGTGTGCTGGCGTGCTGTCTCGTCTCGGTATGCGCCGTAAGGATCTAACCGGTGAAGGCCGTCTGGTTCGCAGCGATGAAGACAACGCGATGTTTGCCGTAAACGACGCGCCAAAACCGGTCGATTTTCATCTGATGGGCGGCGGGCTGCTGATGATTTGCGCCTTCTTCATCGTCGGTGGCCTGTTTGAGAAACTGGTTCACATCCCTGGCCCGGTTCTGATGATTCTGATCGCCGTCTTCTGCAAATATGGACGTGTTATTCCTGCCATTATGGAAACCGGTGCACACAGCGTTTACAAGTTCGTATCTAGCTCTCTGGTGTGGCCGCTGATGATCGGGCTTGGCATGCTGTATATTCCGCTGGAGAGCGTCGTCGCGGTATTCTCTGTGGGTTATGTGATCGTCTGTGGTTCTGTGGTGCTGTCCATGGCGCTGGTGAGCTTCCTGATTGCACCTTACCTGAACATGTACCCGATTGAGGCTTCTATCGTAACCACCTGCCACAGCGGGCTGGGTGGTACCGGTGACGTAGCAATTCTGTCTGCCTCTAACCGTATGTCTCTGATGCCGTTCGCACAGATCGCTACCCGTATCGGCGGCGCGTCTACCGTCATCGCCGCTACGCTGCTGTTGGGCTGGGCTGCCTGA
- a CDS encoding sensor histidine kinase, with protein MGKKKAPLKLGTSVFLMVSVVLGAVLLVVYSLLFFRINQLSEDHLREKAFAIARTFASSPVVIDELKGIGRPEDVQIAAETIRQRNQLLFVTVTDMDTVRHSHPEPERIGEHFAGRDIYPALLGMENTAINRGTLDPALRVFTPVFDNNHKQVGVVALGIALTSVQRVISDNRWMIPWTLLAGALVGWLGTLILVKILKRIMLGFEPFEISNLFEQRNAMLKHIKEGVIAVDQHGRITVINDEARRLFRQNNPQSSEKPVPKPTERVSEQWLEHLHLKQVLESGTPRRDEEINFNGHLLLTNTVPVFVKGDIIGAIATFRDKTEISQLLQRLSGMSYYADALRAQSHEFMNKLHVILGMLHLKYYSQLEDYILKTANNYQAEIGSIIRKVKSPVIAGFLLGKINRARDLGITLSISEESLLPDTDDVDATNELITVLGNLIENAMDAIDEQENCEISVSFHHQNNRLHCTVGDDGPGISSESQARIYEQGFSTKGSGRGIGLYLTKQSLEKIGGTIEFESEPDVYTQFFVTIPYQARLFDHD; from the coding sequence ATGGGCAAGAAAAAAGCACCGCTAAAGCTGGGAACATCGGTGTTTTTGATGGTGTCAGTGGTACTTGGCGCGGTGTTGCTGGTGGTCTATTCCCTGCTGTTTTTTCGTATTAATCAGCTTTCGGAAGATCATCTGCGGGAAAAAGCCTTTGCCATTGCTCGCACATTTGCGTCCTCCCCCGTTGTTATTGATGAACTGAAAGGGATTGGCCGGCCGGAGGACGTGCAGATTGCTGCGGAGACCATCCGCCAGCGTAATCAACTGCTCTTCGTGACCGTCACGGATATGGATACGGTGCGCCATAGCCACCCTGAACCGGAAAGAATTGGTGAGCATTTTGCTGGCCGTGATATCTACCCCGCGCTGTTGGGCATGGAGAATACCGCGATAAACCGGGGAACGCTCGATCCGGCACTGCGGGTATTTACGCCGGTTTTTGATAATAACCATAAGCAGGTTGGCGTCGTTGCGCTGGGGATTGCCCTAACCAGCGTACAGAGGGTGATCAGCGACAACCGTTGGATGATTCCCTGGACGTTATTGGCAGGGGCGCTGGTTGGCTGGCTGGGTACGCTGATTTTGGTGAAGATACTCAAGCGTATTATGCTGGGATTCGAGCCGTTTGAGATATCGAACCTGTTTGAACAGCGTAACGCGATGCTCAAACACATCAAAGAAGGGGTTATTGCGGTCGATCAGCATGGTCGGATTACCGTAATCAATGATGAGGCGCGACGGCTTTTTCGGCAGAATAATCCACAGAGCAGTGAAAAGCCGGTGCCGAAGCCAACTGAGCGCGTCAGCGAACAGTGGCTTGAGCATCTGCACCTGAAACAGGTGCTGGAGAGCGGTACGCCGCGGCGCGATGAAGAGATTAACTTTAACGGGCATCTGCTGCTAACCAACACCGTTCCGGTTTTTGTGAAGGGCGATATTATCGGCGCGATTGCGACGTTCCGTGATAAAACGGAGATCAGCCAGTTATTGCAACGGTTGAGTGGGATGTCCTACTACGCGGATGCACTGCGTGCGCAGTCGCACGAGTTTATGAACAAGCTGCACGTCATCTTAGGGATGCTGCACTTAAAATATTACTCGCAGTTGGAAGACTACATCTTGAAAACCGCCAATAATTATCAGGCGGAAATCGGTTCGATTATTCGTAAAGTGAAATCGCCAGTGATTGCCGGCTTCCTGTTGGGTAAAATCAATCGCGCGCGCGATCTCGGCATTACGCTCTCCATCAGCGAGGAGAGCCTGCTGCCGGACACCGATGATGTCGATGCCACGAATGAATTGATTACCGTGTTGGGTAATCTGATTGAGAATGCGATGGACGCGATTGATGAGCAGGAAAACTGTGAAATCAGCGTGAGTTTCCATCATCAAAATAACCGCCTTCACTGTACCGTGGGGGATGACGGCCCCGGCATTTCGTCGGAAAGTCAGGCGCGCATTTATGAACAGGGATTCTCTACCAAAGGCAGCGGGCGCGGTATTGGCCTGTACCTGACCAAACAGAGTCTGGAGAAGATTGGCGGCACTATCGAGTTTGAATCAGAACCTGATGTGTACACCCAGTTTTTCGTTACTATTCCTTATCAAGCAAGGCTGTTTGACCATGATTAA
- a CDS encoding putative transporter: MSDIALTVSMLALVAVLGLWIGNWRIYGVGLGIGGVLFGGIIVGHVAHQYQIQLNDDMLHVIQEFGLILFVYTIGIQVGPGFFSSLRVSGLRLNAFALLTVFLGSVVTVMLHKLLNIPLPIILGIFSGAVTNTPSLGAGQQILTDLGSSSTLVNQMGTGYAMAYPLGICGILLVMWLMRVLFRVAVDNEAKQFEASNGQHHEQLLTMNVSVTNTNLQGLAIQDVPILNRDTIVCSRLKRGDELMVPSPQTLIQLGDYLHLVGAKHDLEQARLVIGNEVETSLSTRGTDLHVERVVVTNEKVLGRKIRELNLKQNYDVVISRLNRAGVELVASNQASLQFGDILNLVGRKTAIDAVADIVGNAQQKLQQVQMLPVFIGIGLGVLLGSVPLMIPGFPVALRLGLAGGPLVVALVLGRIGSIGKLHWFMPPSANLALRELGIVLFLSVVGLKSGGDFVDTLLNGDGVWWIGYGALITMVPLLLVGILARTLGKMNYLTLCGMLAGSMTDPPALAFANGLHPTSGAAALSYATVYPLAMFLRIMSPQLLAVLFLTL, encoded by the coding sequence ATGAGTGATATCGCACTTACCGTGAGTATGCTGGCGCTGGTTGCCGTTCTGGGGTTGTGGATCGGTAATTGGCGGATTTATGGCGTCGGTTTAGGGATTGGCGGGGTCCTGTTCGGTGGGATCATCGTCGGGCATGTTGCCCACCAGTACCAGATTCAACTGAATGATGACATGTTGCACGTCATTCAGGAATTCGGGCTGATCCTGTTTGTCTATACCATTGGCATTCAAGTCGGGCCGGGCTTCTTTTCCTCTCTGCGCGTTTCTGGCCTGCGCCTCAATGCGTTCGCCCTGCTGACGGTGTTTCTCGGCAGTGTGGTGACCGTCATGCTGCACAAACTGCTCAATATTCCTCTGCCTATTATTCTCGGTATTTTTTCCGGCGCAGTCACCAACACGCCTTCACTGGGCGCGGGTCAACAGATTTTGACCGATCTCGGTTCGAGTTCAACCTTAGTGAACCAGATGGGGACGGGTTACGCGATGGCGTATCCGCTGGGGATCTGCGGCATTTTACTGGTGATGTGGCTGATGCGCGTCCTGTTTCGTGTTGCGGTGGATAACGAAGCAAAACAGTTTGAGGCCAGCAACGGTCAGCATCATGAACAGCTACTCACGATGAATGTGTCGGTAACGAATACCAATCTGCAAGGGCTGGCGATTCAGGATGTGCCGATTCTGAATCGCGACACTATCGTTTGTTCCCGTCTGAAACGCGGTGACGAGCTGATGGTGCCATCGCCTCAGACGCTCATCCAACTGGGCGATTATCTGCATTTGGTGGGGGCGAAACACGATCTGGAGCAGGCGCGTCTGGTCATCGGCAATGAAGTTGAGACATCGCTCTCGACGCGAGGCACCGATCTGCACGTTGAGCGCGTGGTGGTGACCAATGAGAAGGTGCTGGGCCGCAAGATTCGCGAGCTTAATCTGAAGCAAAACTACGATGTCGTGATTTCGCGCCTGAATCGTGCGGGCGTCGAGTTGGTTGCCAGCAATCAGGCAAGCCTGCAATTTGGCGATATTCTGAACCTGGTTGGGCGGAAAACGGCGATCGATGCCGTTGCGGATATCGTGGGTAACGCGCAGCAGAAGCTCCAACAGGTACAGATGCTGCCCGTCTTTATCGGCATTGGGCTAGGTGTGCTGTTGGGCTCTGTGCCGTTGATGATCCCTGGGTTTCCGGTGGCGCTGCGACTCGGGCTGGCCGGCGGACCGCTGGTGGTGGCGTTGGTGCTGGGGCGCATAGGCAGTATCGGCAAACTTCACTGGTTTATGCCACCCAGTGCGAATCTGGCGCTGCGTGAGCTCGGCATTGTGCTGTTCTTATCGGTGGTGGGGCTGAAATCGGGCGGCGATTTCGTCGATACGCTATTGAACGGTGATGGCGTATGGTGGATTGGCTATGGTGCACTGATTACCATGGTGCCGCTGCTGCTGGTCGGCATACTGGCACGCACGCTGGGTAAGATGAACTACCTGACGCTGTGCGGCATGCTGGCGGGTTCCATGACCGATCCCCCCGCGCTGGCATTTGCCAATGGGCTACACCCGACCAGCGGTGCGGCGGCGCTATCTTATGCGACGGTTTATCCGCTAGCGATGTTTCTGCGAATTATGTCACCGCAGCTTTTAGCCGTGCTTTTTCTTACCCTCTAA
- the ibpA gene encoding small heat shock chaperone IbpA produces the protein MRNPDFSPLYRSAIGFDRLFNLLETGQTQSNGGYPPYNVELVDENQYRIAIAVAGFAEQELDITAHDNLLIVKGAHAGEQVARNYLYQGIAERNFERKFQLAEHIQVKGANLENGLLYIDLERIVPEAMKPRRIEIK, from the coding sequence ATGCGTAACCCCGATTTTTCCCCACTGTACCGTTCCGCTATTGGTTTTGATCGTCTGTTCAATCTATTAGAAACCGGCCAGACCCAGAGTAACGGCGGCTATCCTCCCTACAACGTCGAGCTGGTTGATGAGAACCAATACCGCATTGCGATTGCCGTCGCTGGTTTCGCTGAGCAGGAACTGGATATCACCGCGCACGACAACTTATTGATTGTAAAAGGTGCCCACGCTGGTGAGCAGGTTGCCCGCAATTACTTGTATCAGGGCATTGCCGAGCGCAACTTCGAGCGTAAATTCCAACTGGCTGAACATATTCAGGTAAAAGGCGCCAATCTGGAAAACGGGCTGCTGTATATCGATCTCGAGCGTATCGTGCCGGAAGCGATGAAGCCGCGTCGGATTGAAATCAAGTAA
- a CDS encoding anion permease, protein MSANNSRLIKLLVILCIAGGLWLLPVPDGVKPDAWHLMAIFIATVVGLILSPYPLGAMAMFSLTTVAILGLLSIKDVLAGFSDPTIWMIACAFFISRGFIKTGFGRRIGLLFISKLGNSSLGLAYGLVFTDLLFAPAMPSTSARCGGIITPLFRSIAEAYDSTPEKGTQRRIGAFLVQSIFQCNAVTSAMFMTSMAGNPMVAKLASQFGIHISWTDWALATLLPGFLSLALIPYLIYRFYPPELKKTSEMRAIAVERLREMGKMTRDEWVVLGVFLGLVTFWVLGSTLNIDATLTALAGLSVLLLSRALTWDDVVSEKEAWHTVVWFAVLMTLAGQLNKMGLIAWLGGLAGNAVSGMHWLPMLGLLLLVYYYSHYLMASAIAHISAMYAIFVSIALAAGAPPMLTVLVFGIFSNLFMSTTHYSSGPAPILFGTGYVPLGTWWKIGFLVSLVIIPIWLGVGSMWWKLLGFW, encoded by the coding sequence ATGTCTGCGAATAACAGCAGGTTGATAAAGCTTCTAGTTATCCTTTGTATTGCCGGTGGCTTATGGCTATTACCGGTTCCCGATGGCGTTAAACCCGATGCCTGGCATCTGATGGCGATTTTTATTGCCACGGTTGTCGGTCTGATTCTCTCTCCTTACCCGCTTGGCGCGATGGCGATGTTCAGCCTGACCACGGTTGCCATATTAGGGTTATTATCCATTAAAGATGTGTTGGCGGGCTTTAGCGATCCCACCATTTGGATGATCGCGTGCGCCTTCTTTATCTCGCGCGGCTTTATCAAAACCGGCTTTGGTCGGCGTATTGGTCTGCTGTTCATCAGCAAGCTGGGGAATAGCTCTCTCGGTCTGGCGTATGGGCTGGTGTTTACCGACCTGTTGTTCGCTCCGGCGATGCCTTCCACATCTGCACGCTGTGGCGGGATCATCACTCCGTTGTTCCGCTCGATTGCCGAAGCCTATGATTCTACGCCGGAAAAAGGCACGCAGCGTCGCATTGGTGCGTTCCTGGTGCAGTCCATTTTCCAGTGTAACGCCGTGACCTCGGCGATGTTCATGACCTCCATGGCGGGCAACCCAATGGTGGCGAAGCTGGCTTCCCAGTTTGGCATCCACATCAGTTGGACAGACTGGGCGTTAGCAACACTGCTGCCGGGCTTCCTGTCTTTGGCGCTGATTCCTTACCTGATCTACCGCTTCTATCCGCCTGAACTGAAGAAAACCTCAGAAATGCGTGCGATCGCCGTCGAAAGACTGCGTGAGATGGGCAAAATGACCCGCGATGAGTGGGTAGTGCTGGGCGTGTTCCTGGGGCTGGTGACGTTCTGGGTATTGGGCTCTACGCTGAATATCGACGCGACTCTGACCGCGCTGGCTGGCCTGAGCGTGCTGTTGCTCAGCCGTGCGCTGACCTGGGATGACGTGGTCAGTGAGAAAGAAGCCTGGCACACCGTGGTATGGTTTGCTGTGCTGATGACGCTGGCTGGTCAGCTCAACAAAATGGGGCTGATTGCCTGGCTGGGTGGATTGGCGGGTAATGCGGTCAGCGGGATGCACTGGCTGCCGATGCTGGGCCTGCTGCTGCTGGTTTACTACTACAGCCACTACCTGATGGCGAGTGCGATTGCCCACATCAGCGCCATGTACGCGATTTTCGTCTCTATCGCGCTGGCAGCCGGCGCACCGCCGATGCTGACTGTACTGGTGTTCGGTATTTTCAGTAACCTGTTTATGTCTACGACGCACTACTCCAGTGGCCCGGCACCCATTTTGTTCGGCACAGGCTACGTGCCGCTGGGAACCTGGTGGAAGATCGGCTTCTTGGTCAGTCTGGTCATCATCCCTATTTGGCTGGGTGTGGGTAGTATGTGGTGGAAACTGCTTGGTTTCTGGTAA
- a CDS encoding DUF3748 domain-containing protein encodes MSAEVQLTFNAIGHQLTNINCWSCDGNWLVYDIRPYGSSFTGLTIERIHLKSLKTEVIYRATAGAHVGVVTCSPQEPLRYVFIHGPENPDSEWQYDFHHRRGTIVADRQRDEAITLDAFSITPPYQAGALRGGTHVHVFSPDASRLSFTYNDHVLHERDPALNLRNVGVAVPLQAVTVEKCHPREYDGSHYCVLVSRTTPQPQPDSDEINRAYEEGWVGTTGYIRQDGSRQRWALAFIGDTRAADGTTIPEIFIVDLPDALEDYAKEGDATLAGTATSMPAPPAGVQQRRLTFTHQRRYPGLVNQPRHWLRASPDGSEIAFLMRDEAGVVQLWTLSPNGGEPRQVTHTEHGVQSAFNWHPDGRSLAFVCDNSIMLCDAKSGELVRLTARTDSAPSADAVVFSPDGKHVAYMREIGGFNQLFVVACLLS; translated from the coding sequence TTGTCTGCTGAGGTTCAACTAACGTTTAATGCTATAGGTCATCAACTTACCAATATTAATTGCTGGTCTTGTGATGGAAACTGGCTGGTTTATGACATAAGACCCTATGGATCTTCATTCACAGGGCTGACCATTGAGCGCATACATCTGAAAAGCCTGAAAACTGAGGTGATCTATCGGGCGACGGCGGGCGCGCATGTGGGTGTGGTGACCTGTAGCCCGCAGGAACCGCTGCGCTATGTCTTTATCCACGGGCCGGAAAATCCGGATAGCGAATGGCAGTATGATTTTCACCATCGCCGTGGAACGATAGTGGCAGATCGCCAGCGCGATGAGGCGATTACGCTTGATGCTTTCTCTATTACGCCGCCATATCAGGCCGGTGCGCTGCGCGGTGGTACGCATGTCCATGTTTTCAGCCCGGATGCGAGTCGCCTGAGTTTTACCTATAACGACCATGTGCTGCATGAGCGCGATCCGGCATTAAACTTGCGTAATGTTGGCGTGGCCGTCCCGCTACAGGCTGTCACTGTTGAGAAATGCCACCCGCGTGAATATGACGGCAGCCACTATTGTGTGCTGGTCAGCAGAACGACACCGCAGCCGCAGCCCGACAGCGATGAAATCAATCGTGCCTATGAAGAAGGTTGGGTGGGCACCACGGGCTATATTCGACAGGACGGTTCGCGCCAGCGCTGGGCACTAGCGTTTATCGGCGACACGCGTGCGGCGGACGGAACAACTATTCCTGAGATCTTTATCGTTGATTTGCCGGACGCGCTGGAAGATTACGCCAAAGAGGGTGATGCGACATTAGCGGGGACGGCGACGTCCATGCCTGCGCCGCCAGCGGGCGTGCAGCAGCGGCGTTTAACCTTTACGCACCAACGCCGTTATCCTGGATTGGTAAATCAGCCGCGCCACTGGCTACGCGCTTCGCCCGATGGCAGTGAAATTGCTTTTCTGATGCGTGACGAGGCTGGCGTAGTACAGCTATGGACGCTTTCCCCGAATGGCGGTGAACCAAGACAGGTAACGCACACGGAACACGGTGTACAGTCTGCCTTTAACTGGCACCCGGATGGACGTTCTCTGGCATTTGTGTGTGACAACAGCATCATGTTGTGTGACGCGAAAAGTGGTGAGCTTGTTCGGTTGACGGCGCGGACGGACAGCGCACCGAGTGCGGATGCGGTGGTCTTTTCCCCTGATGGGAAACACGTTGCGTATATGCGGGAAATTGGCGGCTTTAATCAGCTTTTCGTCGTGGCCTGCTTATTATCATGA
- a CDS encoding YceK/YidQ family lipoprotein, producing MTLLKSALFSFIITGSGAVVTSGCSSIMTHTGNDQGYYSGTRASVGMLRDDDTSWAMMPLVAIDLPFSAVTDTLLLPYDYYRAGSDKHKLSTRERILHSEEQNQTASSQLATMPNNNTMPNNNTMPHNQL from the coding sequence ATGACTTTACTGAAAAGTGCGTTGTTCTCTTTCATTATTACTGGTAGCGGCGCGGTAGTAACCAGCGGCTGCTCCAGCATCATGACGCATACCGGAAACGATCAGGGATACTATTCCGGCACACGCGCCAGTGTGGGTATGCTGCGTGACGACGATACCAGTTGGGCGATGATGCCGCTGGTCGCGATCGATTTGCCGTTCTCCGCGGTTACCGACACGCTGCTGCTGCCCTACGATTACTATCGTGCAGGCAGTGATAAGCACAAACTGTCGACGCGCGAACGCATTTTACACAGCGAAGAGCAAAACCAGACCGCCAGTTCACAGCTCGCCACTATGCCTAATAACAACACTATGCCTAATAACAACACCATGCCACACAATCAGCTTTGA
- the bhsA gene encoding multiple stress resistance protein BhsA, translated as MKNVKTIAAAVVLATMTFGASAAEYVSPSQAQNLEKAGVVTATAQDLSSLQSKLAAKAEKAGAKAYTITSATGNDQLRGSAVIFN; from the coding sequence ATGAAAAACGTAAAAACCATCGCTGCTGCTGTTGTTCTCGCTACCATGACTTTCGGTGCTTCTGCTGCTGAATACGTGTCTCCTTCACAGGCACAGAACCTGGAAAAAGCGGGTGTTGTTACTGCAACTGCTCAAGACCTAAGCTCGCTGCAATCTAAGCTCGCAGCGAAAGCAGAAAAAGCAGGCGCTAAAGCTTATACCATCACGTCTGCGACCGGTAACGATCAACTGCGTGGTTCTGCGGTAATCTTCAACTAA